The following are encoded in a window of Flavobacterium psychrotrophum genomic DNA:
- a CDS encoding DUF4878 domain-containing protein, translating to MKKIIAVFAFLALAMVVSCSGGNGPEDVAKKFLDATNTGEFGEAKKYADEKTGQMLGMVEGMMPPDKKAEMKKKAPTVEIISSEEQDSIATVKYKLKGEGQGDEEKTLSLKKEKGDWKVTINKEDKNKEGAPGAVPPPPAPTEATDTITAPVADTAVAPAQ from the coding sequence ATGAAAAAGATTATTGCAGTTTTTGCATTCCTTGCACTTGCTATGGTAGTATCATGCAGCGGCGGTAATGGCCCTGAAGATGTTGCTAAGAAATTTCTTGATGCCACTAATACCGGCGAATTTGGCGAGGCTAAAAAATATGCCGACGAAAAAACAGGCCAGATGCTGGGTATGGTAGAAGGAATGATGCCACCGGACAAAAAAGCGGAAATGAAAAAGAAAGCCCCAACGGTTGAAATTATTTCATCTGAAGAGCAGGATTCAATTGCTACGGTAAAATATAAACTTAAAGGTGAAGGCCAGGGAGACGAAGAAAAAACGTTGTCTCTTAAGAAAGAAAAAGGTGACTGGAAAGTAACCATCAATAAAGAAGATAAAAACAAAGAAGGTGCACCGGGCGCTGTACCGCCACCACCGGCTCCTACAGAAGCTACTGACACTATTACTGCTCCGGTAGCAGATACTGCTGTAGCTCCGGCTCAGTAA